The Thermococcus peptonophilus genomic sequence AACATGCATGACGTAATCAATGCCGTCCTTTCTTGGCTTCTCCCGCATTCTGGCTTTTATCCCAAGGGAATTGAGGTAGTAGGTGATGTCCTCTATTAGCTTTCTGTTTACCATTCCAAGTTCAACACCAGGTTTGCTGTTAACATGTCCTTCGGCGTCAAAGAGGCCGGTTATGAACGACAATACTGCATTCCTATCTTCTTTGAGTATCGGTTGTGGTATCCCATTTGTAATACCTCTCAGAAGCTCTATGTAGTGGGATGTTATCTCCTTTGCTTTTATGTCAATGTAATGGATGTTTCTGTCCCTCTGAAGGCTGTACCTCTTTCCAAAGGTTTTTTCAAGATGATCATTGATTATCCCGAGTGTTTCTGCTGTGTAGTCGTATATCCTGAGTCTGTCGTAAACGTACTCGTGACTTTTGACGTGAGAGCGGTACTTGTCAATGCTTCCGTCCCCAGCTATGAATCCTGCAAGCCAGTAATCCAAAAGGAACTCATTGTCATCATCACTTGGCATTCCGCCAACTAGGATATCTCCCTCTCTGAGTTCATCTGCCCGCTTCTCAACAACGCTGAAGTCCGGTGTTAGGACGAAAAATGGATGCCAGGGGGACGTTAGAATTCTTGTGCCTTTGTTCGTCTTTATCTCGTACTTAGGAACATCCTCGCCGAGCTCGTACTTCCAAAGGACCTTCACCTTTCCTTTGGTGATCTCCCTTGTTGATGGATCAAAGGATTTCACGTATACTGGAACTTCTTCGACGTTTATTCCCCACCGGTTGTACTCAGGGTCATAGAACTCGCCGAGGTCCTTGTACCTCTCGTACATCTCGGCCATCGTCATGATATGTTCTTCGCCCTCGTTTTCAAAGATTATCTTGGCGTTTCCGTCTATACATCCACCCCCGGCCTTCTGTATCATCGCCACGTCGTGGGCCGCTTTCATGATGCTCTCCATATCATCTTCAATCGGGACAACGAAGCAGGCCGAGAGCATCCCGAGCGGCCTTCCGGAGTTGATGAGGGCTGGGGTGTTTGGCATGAAGTACTGTCCCGTCATCAGCCTGAAGTACTCCTCAATCTCGTCCTCGTAGTTGTCAAAGGCACCGTTTTCGAGCATCTTCAGGACTTCTTCTATGGAGAGCTTCATCTGCCCCTTCTCAGCGAGCTCGCGGTAGAGGTTCAAAAGCCTCTCAAAGTGCCACTTGTTGAGCTTGAACCTGCCTATGGAGAACTTTCCGTCGTACTCATCGAGGTTTTCGCGGTATCTTTCAATGGCACTAACGTCCTGTTCGTGTCCACCGTTTTTGTCAAAGACCCTCTCGTCGTAGAGGACCTCGGGGATGACTGCGAGGGTGGCAACCCTCTCGAATAGCTCCCTTGGGCTCTCTATTATTTCTCCCTTCTCGTTCTTTATCAGATAGCGGGAAGCGAGAACGCGGAGCGCGTTGAGTGAGAAGCGCTTGTCTATCTCATCGAGCTTGTCCTTGTTGAGGATTTTCTTCTTTTCTTCGCGGATTTCGGCCTTCTTCTTGCGGTACAGGATGTAGGCCTTTGCTACGTCAAAGAGGCCAGCGCGCATAAGCTCAAGCTCGACTATGTCCTGTATGTTCTCTATGTTCGGAATCTGGCCATCGTAGAGTTCGTTTACTCTCCTGACGACGCGCCTGACAACCTTGTTGAGAAGCTTCTCATCTCTGACGCCGACTTCGAGCATTGCCCTCTGTATAGCCCACTTTATACGCTCCTTATCAAAGGGCACAATTCTACCGTCTCGTTTCATCACTTTTTCAACAGGCATATAAACACCCCTGTCATAATTGATATACATATTCGTGTCTATTGGTATTATGGACAGCGGGTGAGAGTATGGGGGGTGAGGTACATATACCTTACCCCGTTAAATCTTGACAGGATGACAAAAAATGTCTGGGTACTTGCATGATGGAGCAATCACATTAAAAACGGGGGCATCACAACGTTGGACGAATTATCCATCGATTTTTTCGTATATAATCCTCAGCCTGTAGGCGTGTTTCAGCTCTTCTCCTGCCATCATCCGGAATATCTGGGATAGACTTCCTTCTAGGAGGTTAGAAAGCTTTGTGTAGAGCTCGTATGCGTGTTTTTCCCTTATCAGTGCCTCTACTACCAGTTCCTCTAGGCTCTCGGGGTTTGCCCTATCGTCGTGAACCATCGGCTCCAGTTCGAGCTCCTCCATGTAGTCAAGGAGCAGTCCCTTGATTGTGCCCTCCGAAAGAAGGCTCTCAAGGGTCTTTCTGTGCCTCAGCTCCTCTTCAGCGAGCTGAAAGAAGTCATCCCTGAGCTCGGGCCTCTCAAAGAGTGCAAAGGTTTCACCGAGCTTGTATAGGTTGTAGAGCTCGTTTTCCTGCCAGATAACCTTTTCTATGAGCTTTCCTGCGTCCATCTAAAGGACAGCCTCCAGGTACCTTTTCAGCTCCCCCACATCCGGGAGAACGAGGTCCGGCTTTATCTCGCTTTCGGCAACGTCCCTGAGCGTGCTGACGCCCGTGAGCACCATTATGGCCTTCATGCCGAAGCGCTTTGCGAACGCTATATCAGTATCGAGCCTGTCGCCGACCATCCAGAGCCCTTCAACGTCCCCAATCTTGTCCTTGACAACTTCATAGGCAGGTTCGTTGGGCTTGCCGATGATCAGTGGCTCTCTGTCCGTTGATGCTTTGAGTGCTGCTATTATTGCCCCAGCACCGGGGTAGAGACCCTCCTCCGCTGGATAGGTCGTGTCCGGGTTGGTTCCGATGAAGCTCGCCCCGTTCCTTATGGCGAGCGTTCCGTACTTGAGCTTCTCGTAGGTTAGCCCAGGGTCGAGGCCCACAACGACGTGCTTGATTCTCTTCCAGGCGCCTTTCCTAGCATCTTCAAGGCCAACGACCCCCCAGCCGAGGCGCTCCATCTCCCTGAGAAGCCCCTTTCCACCGATGACAAAGATATCTCCGGGTTCGAAGTGCCTCTCCATGTAGAGCCTTGTGGCAAGGCCCGACGTGATTATAACCTCTTCCGGCACGTCTATGCTCATCGAGAGGAGCTTTTCCCGGTACATTGCGGGGTCTCTCGTTGAGTTGTTCGTGAGGAACAGGAAGGGTATTTTCTTCGCTTTCAGGAACTCGATAAGCTCTCTCGCGCCCTTTATTGGCTCGCTGCCTCTGTAGATGACGCCGTCCATGTCGAAGATAATGCCGATTTTTCTCGTCATGGTGGAGAAGAGGGGGGAGGAGTTTAAAAGTTCATCCCTCACGGCCTCACTTCGACGTTGAGTTTGAGGCTCTGTATCGTCCCGTTGATGGCCTTGAGTATCAGGTTTCTAGCCTCGGTCTCCGCGTAGTTTCCGTTTGGCGGTGCTGGGGGCAGTTCCGGCGGTTTATCCTTGAAGAGGAGGAACCAGACCTGCCACTTTCCAGGCTTATCTATGCTGAACGTGTAGTTGGTCTCAAACTGGGGCGTCCAGTTGCCCTCGATGTTAACCGGGACGGAAGGGAGCGTCACGTTGAACCAGCCGGGCATCGGGTACATTTCATAAACGATCGTCGTGTTGGTGGTGTTGTCCCACGTGAGGTTCACCAGCCAGATCTGGACGTAGTAGGTCACGTTCCTGCCCTCGTGGTTGACGATGCCGATTATCACCGTCCCGTTCTGGCCGACCTTTAGCTCGGTGGGGTAGTCTGCCGCTTTTCCCTCAGGGCCGAGGATGTAGAACTCCGTGAAGGCCTCGCCCGGCTTGGGGTGCGTGACCACATAAGCGAGGACTCCTACTGAGGTTATTATGGCCGCTATCAGGACAACGGTCAGGGCCTTGTCAACCCTGCTCGCCTGATCCCACTCAAGCTCCCTCTTGATGTCCTCAAGCGTTATCCACGGAACCCAGGGGTCGAAGGCTTTAGCACGTCTATACATTGCCGCCAACGCAAAAATTACGTTGAAGATCGTTAAGCTGACGAGGACGGGCGTGAGCCTTATCCCCCAGGGCGTGTAGTTCAGGCCGAGGCCGATGAGGGGGACTACCGCTATGCTGAGGCCGAAGCTGAGCGCCAACCTCTCCAGGTTGTCGAGCTCCTTCCTGTTCGGGAAGAGGGCCGTTATGAAGACGTAGCCCGGGAAGAAGAGGACGAAAGCTAAACCGAGGACTTTTCTCATTAGGCTATCGGGGAAGTAAAATATCAGGAGGTCAAGGAGCAGGGAGAGGGCGATGATAGTAAGCAGGTCCCAGTACTTCTTCCACTCCATTCGTCTCACCACACTGTTCATGCCTGATTGGGCGGGGTTTAAAGCTTTGCCATCGTTCTCTGGTTCTTTCCGGGGTTCACTTCTCCTCAAGCACTCCCACCTCGTTTAGCCCCACTTCCTTTCTCTCCGCGATGAAGAGGAACGCGAGCGAGACCGCCGCGATTATAGATGCTTCTGCCCCGGGTCCCGGCAGCCGGCTCTTCAGGGCGTAAACCAG encodes the following:
- a CDS encoding ferritin family protein, which translates into the protein MDAGKLIEKVIWQENELYNLYKLGETFALFERPELRDDFFQLAEEELRHRKTLESLLSEGTIKGLLLDYMEELELEPMVHDDRANPESLEELVVEALIREKHAYELYTKLSNLLEGSLSQIFRMMAGEELKHAYRLRIIYEKIDG
- a CDS encoding HAD-IIA family hydrolase, whose product is MTRKIGIIFDMDGVIYRGSEPIKGARELIEFLKAKKIPFLFLTNNSTRDPAMYREKLLSMSIDVPEEVIITSGLATRLYMERHFEPGDIFVIGGKGLLREMERLGWGVVGLEDARKGAWKRIKHVVVGLDPGLTYEKLKYGTLAIRNGASFIGTNPDTTYPAEEGLYPGAGAIIAALKASTDREPLIIGKPNEPAYEVVKDKIGDVEGLWMVGDRLDTDIAFAKRFGMKAIMVLTGVSTLRDVAESEIKPDLVLPDVGELKRYLEAVL
- a CDS encoding DUF1616 domain-containing protein — protein: MEWKKYWDLLTIIALSLLLDLLIFYFPDSLMRKVLGLAFVLFFPGYVFITALFPNRKELDNLERLALSFGLSIAVVPLIGLGLNYTPWGIRLTPVLVSLTIFNVIFALAAMYRRAKAFDPWVPWITLEDIKRELEWDQASRVDKALTVVLIAAIITSVGVLAYVVTHPKPGEAFTEFYILGPEGKAADYPTELKVGQNGTVIIGIVNHEGRNVTYYVQIWLVNLTWDNTTNTTIVYEMYPMPGWFNVTLPSVPVNIEGNWTPQFETNYTFSIDKPGKWQVWFLLFKDKPPELPPAPPNGNYAETEARNLILKAINGTIQSLKLNVEVRP